A single genomic interval of Phycisphaerae bacterium harbors:
- a CDS encoding PP2C family protein-serine/threonine phosphatase: MERQKAMMDTSVQERNGNGRVCGLRARFADCYLDTTQSLDDRFIRISPELFVALSDRILQVHEDLRQARNQLASYAETLVSIQRAMLPKRLPEIPGLDLAVHFAGVEGVGGDFYDVRPVGHNRWAIVIADAVGHGLAAAAILALVHALGNAVEGQTSPGTALALINQPLVTRYLSNTGQFVTAFVGLYDSESQMLTYTSAGHPPPRLVRGSEVMRLDAVSGLPLGIEEKAEYGEASVQFLPGDRLVLFTDGITESANPAHDLFGDARLDAVLCNPTNTAAELLGFIVHSVREFREWRPAGDDETCLVAVVRPIEATVQAKVRS, encoded by the coding sequence ATGGAAAGGCAGAAAGCGATGATGGATACGTCAGTACAGGAACGGAATGGAAATGGTCGCGTCTGCGGGCTCCGGGCAAGATTTGCGGACTGCTATTTGGATACTACCCAATCGCTTGATGATCGGTTCATCCGAATTTCACCAGAGCTGTTTGTCGCGCTGTCAGACCGCATTCTACAGGTTCATGAGGACCTGCGTCAGGCGCGCAACCAGCTTGCGAGCTATGCCGAAACGCTCGTCTCGATCCAGCGTGCGATGCTCCCCAAGCGTCTTCCCGAGATCCCCGGACTCGATCTGGCCGTGCATTTCGCGGGTGTGGAAGGCGTCGGCGGAGACTTCTATGACGTACGGCCGGTAGGGCACAATCGATGGGCGATTGTCATCGCTGATGCGGTCGGCCACGGCCTGGCAGCGGCGGCAATCCTCGCCTTGGTTCATGCACTCGGTAACGCCGTGGAAGGTCAGACTTCTCCAGGTACGGCCTTAGCCTTGATCAATCAGCCCCTCGTTACTCGTTATCTATCCAATACAGGCCAGTTCGTGACGGCGTTTGTGGGTCTATATGACTCTGAGTCTCAGATGCTCACCTATACATCGGCCGGGCACCCCCCACCGCGATTGGTTCGCGGAAGCGAAGTCATGCGGCTTGATGCTGTCTCCGGGCTTCCACTGGGGATCGAGGAGAAAGCCGAATATGGCGAGGCATCGGTGCAGTTCCTGCCAGGCGATCGACTCGTCCTGTTCACCGACGGTATCACCGAAAGCGCGAACCCCGCCCACGACTTGTTTGGCGATGCGCGCCTCGACGCAGTCCTCTGCAATCCGACAAATACGGCCGCGGAATTGTTGGGCTTCATTGTGCACTCGGTTCGGGAGTTCCGCGAGTGGCGACCGGCTGGCGATGATGAAACGTGCCTCGTCGCAGTTGTGAGGCCCATTGAAGCAACGGTCCAGGCGAAAGTGAGGTCGTGA
- a CDS encoding trypsin-like peptidase domain-containing protein encodes MNPDFAKSWRCVCFLAVLVLVAGGQAQVKAEELRNTFRRVKSSVVVVRTAENQGAASLSGWLLNSTGLGSGVLISDDGKLLTAAHVIQTADSVIVEFIDGLQVAARVVSSEPNADVALLQLDSVPAGVEPARLGDSDKVEVGDEVFVVGAPYGLSHTLSVGHISGRFTPDAGLGVRPGCEYLQTDAAINRGNSGGPIFDMKGEVIGIASGILSHSGGFEGIGFAATATTVRLLLLERKPFWSGMEGIIVRGDVAAALNLPQRAGYLVQRVSQESPAWRMGIRPGALRATIRGTELLIGGDCILSCNGIEVRDEASLESIYESIRKLEPGQTVISKVLRAGEIVDVRSVVSSDPDPRIP; translated from the coding sequence ATGAACCCCGACTTTGCAAAAAGCTGGCGATGTGTCTGCTTCCTGGCGGTTCTTGTTCTTGTTGCCGGAGGTCAAGCCCAAGTGAAGGCGGAAGAACTTCGCAACACCTTTCGACGAGTGAAATCGTCCGTCGTAGTGGTCAGGACCGCAGAGAACCAGGGTGCGGCCTCGCTTTCGGGCTGGCTGTTGAATTCGACCGGCCTGGGATCCGGAGTCCTTATCTCAGACGACGGCAAGTTACTCACCGCCGCGCACGTCATCCAGACCGCCGACAGCGTGATCGTTGAGTTCATCGATGGTTTGCAGGTTGCAGCTCGCGTCGTTTCCTCGGAACCGAATGCGGATGTCGCGCTCTTGCAGCTCGATTCGGTGCCCGCGGGAGTGGAGCCCGCTCGGCTCGGTGACTCGGATAAGGTCGAGGTGGGCGATGAAGTGTTCGTGGTGGGCGCTCCGTACGGTCTGTCTCACACACTCTCCGTTGGACACATCAGTGGACGTTTCACCCCAGATGCCGGTCTCGGAGTCAGACCTGGATGCGAGTATCTGCAGACCGACGCGGCGATCAATCGCGGCAACTCCGGAGGCCCGATCTTTGACATGAAGGGAGAGGTGATCGGGATCGCGAGCGGAATCTTGAGCCACTCAGGCGGCTTCGAGGGCATAGGGTTCGCGGCTACCGCCACTACGGTGCGCCTGCTTCTCCTCGAACGGAAGCCGTTCTGGTCGGGAATGGAAGGCATCATTGTCCGCGGTGACGTCGCCGCCGCGCTTAATCTGCCCCAGCGGGCCGGCTACTTGGTTCAACGAGTTTCGCAGGAGTCGCCGGCATGGCGGATGGGCATCAGGCCTGGAGCCTTGCGGGCGACCATCAGAGGAACCGAATTGCTAATCGGTGGAGACTGCATTCTCTCCTGTAATGGAATTGAAGTTCGTGACGAGGCGTCGCTTGAGAGCATTTACGAGAGCATCCGCAAGCTTGAACCTGGCCAGACCGTGATCAGCAAGGTGCTTCGCGCGGGTGAGATTGTCGACGTGCGTTCGGTGGTGAGTTCGGACCCCGATCCGCGGATTCCATAG
- a CDS encoding sigma 54-interacting transcriptional regulator, protein MATAESEGQVTASEDRYRALLAVSGAIVAHRDLPALFHELAGQLLQVVHFDALSLVLHDAATDTMRLYVLETPAPIAANLAIVLRPEDDPAGLVWRTQEPLVTSNLEELKRWPRFLERVHEYGVQSYCWLPLTTARRRLGALVFTSKQAGTYDRSDMRFLQLVATQVAVAVENALAFEEIEELKEKLTMEKAYLEEEVRTEHFGDIIGENAALRTVLKQVETVAVTDSTVLIGGETGTGKELIARAVHDLSGRKNRTFVKLNCAAIPTGLLESELFGHEKGAFTGAINQRIGRFELADQGTLFLDEVGDIPLDLQSKLLRVLQEQEFERLGGTKTISVDVRVVAATNRDLAEMISQGRFRSDLYYRLNIFPILLPPLRERADDIPRLVRHFTQAYARRMGRRIERVPSSVMDALVRYPWPGNVRELQNVVERAVILSKGPTLEVPATDLQLASASPTTRTAVASVTLADAEREHILRALQETNWVLGGPKGAAARLGMKRSTLHEKIKRLGISRPE, encoded by the coding sequence GTGGCGACTGCTGAGTCGGAGGGACAGGTTACGGCCAGCGAGGATCGATACAGGGCGTTGCTCGCCGTATCCGGGGCGATCGTCGCGCACCGGGACCTGCCCGCGCTGTTCCACGAGTTGGCCGGGCAGCTTCTTCAGGTTGTGCACTTCGATGCCCTATCGTTGGTTTTGCACGACGCGGCGACCGACACCATGCGCCTGTACGTCTTGGAGACACCGGCGCCCATCGCGGCCAACCTGGCGATCGTCTTGCGTCCGGAAGACGATCCGGCGGGGCTGGTTTGGCGGACGCAGGAGCCGCTTGTTACGTCGAACCTGGAGGAACTGAAGCGGTGGCCTCGTTTTCTGGAGCGCGTGCATGAGTATGGGGTCCAGAGCTACTGCTGGCTGCCGCTGACCACGGCCCGGCGGCGGCTGGGCGCACTCGTGTTCACGTCCAAGCAAGCGGGGACCTACGACCGATCGGACATGCGCTTCCTGCAACTCGTCGCAACTCAGGTCGCCGTTGCCGTGGAGAACGCACTGGCGTTCGAGGAGATCGAAGAGCTGAAGGAAAAGCTCACTATGGAGAAGGCGTACCTCGAAGAAGAAGTGCGCACCGAGCACTTCGGCGACATCATCGGGGAGAACGCGGCCCTGCGCACCGTTCTAAAGCAGGTCGAGACGGTCGCTGTCACGGATTCCACGGTACTTATTGGAGGGGAGACGGGAACAGGCAAAGAACTGATCGCCCGCGCGGTGCACGATTTAAGCGGGCGCAAGAACCGCACGTTTGTCAAGTTGAATTGCGCGGCGATTCCCACCGGGTTGCTGGAAAGCGAGTTATTCGGCCACGAGAAAGGTGCCTTTACTGGCGCGATCAACCAAAGGATCGGCCGTTTCGAGTTGGCAGATCAGGGGACCCTCTTCCTTGACGAGGTGGGCGACATTCCGCTTGACCTTCAATCCAAGCTGCTGCGCGTATTGCAGGAGCAGGAATTCGAGCGCCTCGGCGGCACAAAGACAATTTCCGTGGACGTCCGCGTTGTAGCCGCCACCAACCGCGACCTCGCGGAGATGATTTCACAGGGCCGGTTCCGCAGCGACTTGTACTATCGGCTAAACATCTTTCCTATCCTGCTGCCACCGCTACGCGAGCGCGCCGATGACATTCCGCGCCTCGTACGCCATTTCACCCAAGCCTACGCGCGTCGCATGGGCCGGCGGATAGAACGGGTTCCGTCGTCGGTAATGGACGCCCTGGTTCGCTACCCTTGGCCCGGGAACGTACGTGAACTGCAAAACGTCGTTGAGCGGGCGGTGATTCTCTCCAAGGGCCCGACGCTCGAGGTGCCCGCGACCGACCTGCAACTGGCAAGCGCGTCGCCTACGACGCGCACCGCCGTTGCATCCGTTACGTTAGCTGACGCCGAACGAGAGCACATCCTACGGGCGCTTCAAGAGACCAATTGGGTGCTCGGCGGCCCCAAGGGGGCCGCGGCCCGCCTGGGAATGAAGCGCTCCACGCTACACGAGAAGATCAAAAGGCTCGGCATCTCTCGCCCGGAGTAG
- a CDS encoding aldehyde dehydrogenase family protein yields the protein MAATQTLIPPKVTDRKLFIDGKWVEAASGKTFETVNPASGDTICRVAEGDAADVDLAVRAARKAFESKPWLRTNGAQRGRLLNKLADLIEQNAEELAALETLDNGKPIMESLKGDIPATAAAFRYYAGWADKVQGKTLPVSGPFHAYTRHEPVGVCGQIIPWNFPAIMAAWKLAPALAMGCTVVLKPAEQTPLTALRIAELSQEAGFPDGVINVVPGFGPTAGAAIARHMDIDKVAFTGSTEVGKQIMKAAAETNLKRVTLELGGKSPNIVFADADVETAAKFAYHALFYNMGQCCTAGSRLLVEDKVHDRVMEQLVTMAKKQVIGDPFEAGTTQGPQVSQEQQSRILGYIDKGKGEGAKCVTGGKKVDRPGFFVEPTIFDDVKDEMTIAREEIFGPVLSVMRFSDVEEAVARGNRTMYGLAAAVWTRDVGKAHSVAAGLRAGTVWINSYNVTDYAAPFGGFKMSGIGRELGEYALANYTEVKTVYTSLK from the coding sequence ATGGCTGCAACACAAACACTTATTCCGCCGAAGGTTACAGATCGCAAGCTCTTCATCGACGGGAAATGGGTCGAAGCTGCCTCGGGCAAGACATTTGAGACAGTCAATCCCGCCTCAGGCGACACCATTTGCCGCGTGGCAGAGGGCGACGCTGCCGATGTGGACTTGGCTGTTCGCGCTGCTCGAAAGGCGTTTGAGTCCAAGCCCTGGCTCCGGACGAACGGCGCCCAGCGTGGTCGGTTGCTGAACAAACTCGCCGATCTCATTGAGCAGAACGCCGAAGAATTGGCTGCGCTGGAGACACTTGACAACGGAAAGCCGATCATGGAATCGCTCAAGGGCGATATCCCCGCCACGGCCGCGGCCTTTCGTTACTATGCGGGCTGGGCGGACAAGGTCCAAGGCAAGACACTTCCTGTCTCCGGTCCGTTCCACGCCTACACGCGGCACGAGCCCGTCGGCGTGTGCGGGCAGATCATCCCCTGGAACTTTCCCGCGATCATGGCCGCTTGGAAGCTTGCGCCCGCATTGGCCATGGGATGCACGGTCGTCCTCAAGCCGGCCGAGCAGACGCCGCTTACCGCATTACGCATTGCGGAACTGTCCCAGGAGGCCGGCTTCCCCGATGGCGTGATTAACGTCGTTCCCGGTTTCGGTCCGACCGCCGGCGCGGCCATCGCCCGCCATATGGACATCGACAAAGTCGCTTTCACCGGAAGCACCGAGGTCGGCAAGCAGATCATGAAAGCTGCGGCCGAGACGAACCTCAAGCGCGTTACGCTCGAACTCGGCGGCAAGAGTCCCAACATCGTCTTCGCCGACGCCGACGTGGAAACGGCGGCGAAGTTCGCCTATCACGCGCTGTTCTACAACATGGGCCAATGCTGCACGGCCGGTTCCCGGTTGCTTGTCGAAGACAAGGTCCACGACCGCGTCATGGAACAGCTTGTCACAATGGCCAAGAAGCAGGTCATCGGCGATCCCTTCGAAGCCGGAACGACTCAAGGGCCGCAAGTATCCCAGGAGCAGCAGTCCCGGATTCTCGGTTACATCGACAAGGGCAAGGGTGAGGGGGCCAAGTGCGTTACCGGCGGCAAGAAGGTCGATCGCCCGGGCTTTTTCGTTGAGCCGACCATTTTCGACGACGTAAAGGACGAGATGACCATCGCCCGCGAGGAGATCTTCGGTCCGGTGTTAAGCGTGATGCGATTCTCCGATGTCGAAGAGGCCGTCGCCCGGGGCAACCGCACTATGTACGGCCTCGCCGCCGCCGTTTGGACGCGCGATGTGGGCAAAGCGCATTCGGTAGCGGCTGGGCTGCGGGCCGGCACGGTCTGGATCAACAGCTACAACGTGACCGACTACGCCGCACCCTTTGGCGGATTCAAAATGAGCGGCATCGGTCGGGAACTCGGCGAGTATGCTCTGGCGAACTACACTGAGGTCAAAACGGTCTACACCTCGTTGAAGTAA
- the ruvB gene encoding Holliday junction branch migration DNA helicase RuvB, translating into MARDRLISGNREAADEPIDAALRPRRLDDMVGQTAVIEKVRIALAAAKKRGEPIEHVLLDGPPGLGKTTLASVIAREMTDKPPRITSGPSLAKQADLMALLTNLEQGEVLFIDEIHRLPTVVEEFLYPAMEDFRVDFTIEGGLSGRVVNFALRRFTLIGATTRAGMLSGALRDRFGHRYHLDFYTADELTAILHRSAARLELEADDGSLETVAKRSRGTPRVANRLLRRVRDYAQVCGDGRLNERLVIEALDIQQVDHLGLDELDRAFLGALIRVYNGGPAGIEALAATMGQERDTLEDVVEPYLLQIGFVIRTRQGRQATRAAYEHIGVPFRDPPPGDASLF; encoded by the coding sequence ATGGCACGAGACCGCCTTATCTCAGGAAACCGCGAAGCCGCCGACGAACCCATCGATGCCGCGCTTCGTCCGCGACGGCTCGATGACATGGTCGGCCAGACGGCGGTCATCGAAAAGGTGCGTATTGCCCTTGCCGCGGCGAAGAAACGCGGGGAACCGATCGAACACGTGCTGCTGGACGGACCACCGGGACTGGGCAAGACCACATTGGCAAGCGTCATTGCTCGGGAGATGACCGACAAGCCGCCGCGTATCACGTCGGGCCCTTCACTGGCCAAACAGGCGGATCTCATGGCCCTGCTGACCAACCTCGAACAGGGCGAGGTGCTTTTCATCGACGAGATTCACCGGCTGCCGACGGTCGTGGAGGAATTTCTCTATCCTGCAATGGAAGATTTCCGCGTCGATTTCACGATCGAAGGAGGGCTAAGCGGGCGGGTGGTGAATTTTGCCCTGCGGAGATTCACGCTCATTGGCGCGACCACACGCGCGGGGATGCTCAGCGGCGCCCTTCGCGACCGCTTCGGACATCGCTATCACCTGGACTTTTACACAGCCGATGAACTGACCGCCATCCTGCACCGTTCCGCCGCGCGACTGGAATTGGAGGCCGATGACGGGTCGCTGGAGACGGTCGCGAAGCGCAGCCGGGGCACTCCGCGTGTAGCCAATCGCCTATTGCGTCGTGTTCGTGACTACGCCCAGGTTTGCGGCGACGGGCGGCTCAACGAGCGCCTCGTGATCGAAGCACTGGATATACAGCAGGTCGATCACCTTGGGCTGGATGAGCTCGACCGTGCATTCCTGGGTGCGCTTATTCGAGTCTACAACGGTGGGCCGGCAGGCATCGAGGCTTTGGCCGCCACGATGGGCCAGGAGCGAGATACGCTGGAGGATGTTGTCGAGCCATACCTGCTGCAAATCGGATTCGTCATTCGCACGCGACAGGGACGTCAGGCGACACGCGCCGCGTACGAGCACATCGGTGTGCCCTTCCGCGACCCGCCACCGGGAGATGCCTCGCTATTCTGA
- a CDS encoding crossover junction endodeoxyribonuclease RuvC, translated as MEAVICGIDPGLGTTGYAVLGSGDGREAVVLDAGVCRMHERDPLAERLFALERDVHGVFEEHRPSVVAVEQLYAHYKHPRTAILMGHARGVILLAAARLGIPVRSYEATRIKRYLTGNGRASKAQVQRAIMVTLGLCEPPEPPDVADALAIALCAAGENCETGGVQRVAGAPRWGGKRVKGTVINSRGGGR; from the coding sequence ATGGAAGCGGTGATCTGCGGAATTGATCCCGGCTTGGGCACCACGGGGTACGCCGTACTTGGCTCGGGAGACGGGCGCGAGGCTGTCGTACTCGATGCCGGGGTCTGCCGCATGCACGAACGCGATCCCCTCGCCGAACGCCTGTTCGCCTTGGAAAGGGACGTTCACGGCGTCTTCGAAGAGCATCGTCCGTCCGTCGTCGCGGTGGAGCAGCTCTACGCCCATTACAAACATCCCCGGACGGCCATATTGATGGGCCATGCACGCGGCGTGATTCTGCTGGCTGCGGCGCGGTTGGGAATTCCGGTCCGCAGCTACGAAGCGACGCGGATCAAGCGGTATCTCACCGGGAATGGCCGGGCATCGAAGGCTCAGGTCCAGCGTGCCATCATGGTGACGCTTGGTCTTTGCGAGCCGCCCGAGCCTCCGGACGTGGCGGACGCACTGGCCATTGCACTCTGTGCGGCGGGCGAGAACTGCGAGACGGGCGGAGTGCAGCGCGTTGCGGGTGCGCCACGTTGGGGCGGGAAACGAGTCAAAGGAACGGTAATCAACTCGCGTGGAGGCGGGCGATGA